The segment AAGTCCCCTTCCCCGGTTATCTCAACATGGAGATTCATCGCCATCTTGTTCGCGAAGCTGGTAAGGAAGTCCTGCGCGTAATGCATCGAATAACCTTCATCGTCCTTGATCGCTTCCTGGAATTTACCTTTTCTTTCAAAAACGAATGCCGGACGGTTCGAAAGGTCTACCACGACTCTGGCTCTTGCCTTGTCCATGGGTACTTCCGCTGAAGCTGTTCTGGCTATTCCCTTACACTCCCCCAGAGCCTTCCTGAAAGCTTCGCCCATGGCCAGGCCTATGTCCTCGTTGAGGTGGTGGTTATCCACGTGGGTATCCCCAGTAGCGTAAAGCTCAAGGTCA is part of the Candidatus Omnitrophota bacterium genome and harbors:
- a CDS encoding imidazoleglycerol-phosphate dehydratase, yielding MSIFGKSSYRERKIEYARESKETQIKIPVLNIDGTGQTKITTSIGFLDHMLTLFSYHGYFDLELYATGDTHVDNHHLNEDIGLAMGEAFRKALGECKGIARTASAEVPMDKARARVVVDLSNRPAFVFERKGKFQEAIKDDEGYSMHYAQDFLTSFANKMAMNLHVEITGEGDLHHYLEAAFKALGIAMDRATRIDPRRKDEVPSSKGIL